GTCCCTATTTCCCAACATGTTTCTTTTCTATTAATTTTTGAACGATTTGCTATTAAATCGCCTTTTTTATAACTTTTAGTAGGTGTTAATTCTAATTTCCCCGTTACTTTATGTAGTGGAAATTCATCTCCAAACAAGCTGAAAAAAACCTTGACTTGGGTCTTATTCAAGTGTTAAAATACCTCCCATTAAACCTCATACACACCGTTTGAATACAATTATTATGTTTTGGCATCATCTAAGGCACCCATTATTGAAATAGATAAAACAACCTTTGTTCTGACAAAATAATATCCTTTTCTTCTGGTCGTATTTCCTATTTTTGTAATTTAAACATTATCTTAGTTATAATGTTGGTAAAAAGTAAAGGAATGCATACAATGAAGGATCAGATTGATGAATTAACGTTACTATTATTGCATTTAACATCTTTTACAGAAGATCATGGATTAGGTGATGCCGAGAGAAGTTGGAAGGGTTATCCTTTTGAGTCACTGAATGAATTAACAGAGAATGATTACATTTATGGCAGCAAGCAATCAAAATCAGTGTATCTAACAGAAAAAGGAATCAAACAAGCCAAGAAACTGATGAAGAAATATAATATAGTAGAACAATAAGAATTTCTATCCAATTAGAAAGAAAGCCGATATGAGCAAAATCAATATTTTCCACATATTCAGATATAGGAAACTCCCACTATCACCTCTGCAAATTATAAAACACACCTTAATCGTTGGTATAAGTTCCCTAGTTATGGTAGAAAAGCACCCATGAGTGCAATAATTATCTGTTATTTAATATGAACGCACATAAATTCAAAAATATGAATAAATATTAGCATTTAATGTTCGTTTCCTTTAGCCGCTATTTGTACGTGTGTAAATAAACAAAGCAGCAAAAGACATACATAGTAGAGTGAACTGGGTAAGCTGATTTTCATAATACATTCCATTTTTCGTCTTTTATTATGAATATTTCACCTGATTACATTCCTTGCAAAAACAAGAATAAGAAGAGGGGCAGGACACAAACTATGCTAAAAAGGAGGGTTTATATCATGGATGAAAAGGATTTAAAACAGAACGCTAATAATACTTTACCTACACATAAAAAGAAAACGGTAGATACAATAGCAAGCATTGATGAGTTGAAAAAAGAGCATGAACCAGAGTATGTCTTTTTATATTGGGATTAATTGAGATAAGTATCTTAAGAAGAGGAAATGAAATGGATATTGGATAAAATAATCCCAATCGAGTAGGAGTGGGTGATTAACCCCCTCCTCTCACACCACCGTACGTACCTTTCGGTATATAGCGGTTCAATTAAGTCTGACATAAAGATTCATATCTTTGATATAGACTTTTCTAACTTTCGGCTGTTCTAGTAAGAGTTGTCGAGGGTTTTGTGTAGAATTGGGCTGCTGGATATTCTCTAGTATTTCTTCCTAGAGTGTCCCCATTCGAGTAACCACCCCTGCTAGCCTAGAATTATTAACAAATTAAATTGAAACACTAGTAAGAAAAAATGGGGATGGCGGATATGGATGGGACTGTTAGGGAGTTAATGATATTACAACAAAGATACGCCACTTTGGCTATTGAAAATTGGTTAACGCATTCTGTATTTACTTGGGGATGGTGGTTTCTTGTCTTCACTTTTGTAGGACCTTGGTTGATATTTATTAAACTTCTTGATCGAGACCGTATCCTTCAAATCTGGAGTTTTGGACTCATTGTCATCCTTATTACCACTTTTACGGATGATCTGGGCAGTGAATTGTGTGCTTGGATTTATCCAATTAGTTTTGTACCTGTTGGTCTTCTTGCACTTCCATTTGACTTCTCCATGATTCCAGTGGCGTGTATGCTGATATTTCAATATTTTCCTACATGGAAAAAATTCACCATTGCCCTTGTTGCCCAAGCTGCCATTTTTGCATTTGTGGGTGAGCCTATTTCCGTTATGCTTGGCACGGTTACCTATTTAAAATGGAATTACATCTATTCATTTGTTTTTTATATCGTTACAGGGCTTTTTGCTAGGTTTATTATACAGAGATGGACAGTTTGAACCAAATTGCTCGACTTACACATCACTATAATAATCAATTGTTTACTATTAATCCTGAGAACTATCTATTCGAGCTTGCATAAGTTCATATATCTTACGAGTAGTGTTGACATTTCTTATCGTAACTTGTTTATATATCTTTGAACCAACAATCTTTGACTTTCCACTCTTGGTTACATTTTTCTTGCCAACCGACCATAGGATCGCACCGGGGGCATATTTTACCGTGTCAATATTTGGTTTAATGACCAAATTCTCAAGTACAGATTCATCATCAATTTCATCCCATAAAAACAAGACATCACTTGTCATTTCATTATCATTTTTCCATGTGTCAGGAATAGCGTTTATGATTTCTCTGACATCCTCGACACTACGAATTACTACTTTAATTTGTAATCCAAAATCATGATGTATCGCTTCTTCCAAGTTACGCGATAGTTCACTTTTTGATATGCCGCTGTATGAAAAAATAATATTACCTGTATTGATATATGTCACCACATTGTTCATCCCGACTCGTTCAAACGTTTGTTTAAGCAACTTCATGTCAATCTTATTTTTCCCACCCACATTAATCCCCCGAAGAAGTGCAATATAAACCATAACCATCCTCCTTTCAACTTACTCGTAATAGATGAAGATTTTGAATTACTGATCATTTAATTTTTATAAATCTTCCTTTTAAACCCAAGCATAATACGATCAAGTGATACCCATCCAATGAACTTTGGTTTTTCCCAACCTGGAGCAGAAGTTAACTTTTCTACATCAAGGTAATGATTAATTCTTACCATATCCCAAGCATGAATTACCTCTCCATTACCAATAGATAGGCCTACATGCCCCCAATTTTTACGCTTACCATTAATTACTCCTAAGCAATCATAAAAAACAAAGGTTCCTTTTGGAGGCATACCTATTTGCTTATTTGCTTCATATAAATCCGCAGATTCTTTTGCAGTATTTCCACCAAAGATTTCAATGTTATTACTTCTCTCTAATGCATCCTCTACAAAAGCTAAACAAATATAACAATATTCTTTAGAATTCAGATG
This Neobacillus sp. YX16 DNA region includes the following protein-coding sequences:
- a CDS encoding DUF1697 domain-containing protein, which encodes MVYIALLRGINVGGKNKIDMKLLKQTFERVGMNNVVTYINTGNIIFSYSGISKSELSRNLEEAIHHDFGLQIKVVIRSVEDVREIINAIPDTWKNDNEMTSDVLFLWDEIDDESVLENLVIKPNIDTVKYAPGAILWSVGKKNVTKSGKSKIVGSKIYKQVTIRNVNTTRKIYELMQARIDSSQD
- a CDS encoding CBO0543 family protein, with the translated sequence MDGTVRELMILQQRYATLAIENWLTHSVFTWGWWFLVFTFVGPWLIFIKLLDRDRILQIWSFGLIVILITTFTDDLGSELCAWIYPISFVPVGLLALPFDFSMIPVACMLIFQYFPTWKKFTIALVAQAAIFAFVGEPISVMLGTVTYLKWNYIYSFVFYIVTGLFARFIIQRWTV
- a CDS encoding DUF6429 family protein, whose amino-acid sequence is MKDQIDELTLLLLHLTSFTEDHGLGDAERSWKGYPFESLNELTENDYIYGSKQSKSVYLTEKGIKQAKKLMKKYNIVEQ
- a CDS encoding NlpC/P60 family protein, producing MDKNYDDYINNAIDWAKGHLNSKEYCYICLAFVEDALERSNNIEIFGGNTAKESADLYEANKQIGMPPKGTFVFYDCLGVINGKRKNWGHVGLSIGNGEVIHAWDMVRINHYLDVEKLTSAPGWEKPKFIGWVSLDRIMLGFKRKIYKN